Proteins encoded by one window of Nomascus leucogenys isolate Asia chromosome 19, Asia_NLE_v1, whole genome shotgun sequence:
- the RPL23 gene encoding 60S ribosomal protein L23, giving the protein MSKRGRGGSSGAKFRISLGLPVGAVINCADNTGAKNLYIISVKGIKGRLNRLPAAGVGDMVMATVKKGKPELRKKVHPAVVIRQRKSYRRKDGVFLYFEDNAGVIVNNKGEMKGSAITGPVAKECADLWPRIASNAGSIA; this is encoded by the exons ATGTCGAAGCGAG GACGTGGTGGGTCCTCTGGTGCGAAATTCCGGATTTCCTTGGGTCTTCCGGTAGGAGCTGTAATCAATTGTGCGGACAACACAG GAGCCAAAAACCTGTATATCATCTCCGTGAAGGGCATCAAGGGACGGCTGAACAGACTTCCCGCTGCTGGTGTGGGTGACATGGTGATGGCCACAGTCAAGAAAGGCAAACCAGAGCTCAGAAAAAAGG taCATCCAGCAGTGGTCATTCGACAACGAAAGTCATACCGTAGAAAAGATGGCGTGTTTCTTTACTTTGAAGATAATGCAGGGGTCATAGTGAACAATAAAGGCGAGATGAAAG gtTCTGCCATTACAGGACCAGTAGCAAAGGAGTGTGCAGACTTGTGGCCTCGGATTGCGTCCAATGCTGGCAGCATTGCGTGA
- the C19H17orf98 gene encoding uncharacterized protein C17orf98 homolog encodes MAYLRECRLRLEKGFILDGVAVSTTARAYGRSRPKLWSAIPPYNAQHDYHARSYFQSHVVPPLLRKTDQDRGGTGRDGWIVDYIHIFGQGQRYLNRRNWAGTGHSLQQVTGHDHYNADLKPIDGFNGRFGYRRNTPALRRSTSVFGEVTHFPLF; translated from the exons ATGGCGTATCTGAGAGAGTGTCGCCTGCGACTGGAGAAAGGCTTTATCTTGGACGGGGTGGCTGTGAGCACCACTGCCCGCGCTTATGGGCGCTCTAGGCCCAAGCTGTGGTCGGCGATTCCGCCCTACAACGCGCAGCACGACTACCACGCCCGCAGCTACTTCCAGAGCCACGTGGTTCCGCCCCTTTTGCGGAAAACTGATCAG GATCGTGGCGGTACAGGAAGGGATGGCTGGATAGTAGACTATATCCACATCTTCGGGCAAGGACAAAGATACCTCAACAGGAGAAATTGGGCAGGGACAG GGCATTCTCTCCAGCAGGTGACTGGGCATGACCACTACAATGCTGATCTGAAACCGATCGATGGGTTCAATGGAAGGTTTGGCTACCGCCGGAACACTCCAGCCCTCCGTCGGAGCACGTCTGTCTTCGGAGAGGTCACCCACTTCCCTTTGTTCTAA